One region of Alosa alosa isolate M-15738 ecotype Scorff River chromosome 1, AALO_Geno_1.1, whole genome shotgun sequence genomic DNA includes:
- the plcd1b gene encoding 1-phosphatidylinositol 4,5-bisphosphate phosphodiesterase delta-1b isoform X2: MESNGIANKQGLDGDPDLQFLLGGGDLLKVRSSNWKRTRFYKLREDCKTLWYESHKTIRSSNPTFCVDDIAAVRSGRQTEGLQRHTDGHVEARAFSILFKSRRKNLDLIASSEEEAKQWVTGLEKLMSNLGKLTRQEKTEHWIFNCMRKADKDNNNKMCLKELKSFLRHINIEVDDDYAKGLFEKCDASKCGFLEGKEIEHFYEILTHREEIDVIYGEYAKTGGMMSAEDLLYFLNKEQREAVDLNHALNLIDKYELDSSAKEKKMMSKDGFLLYFHQPEGLILNPSHKGVYQDMTQPLNHYFISSSHNTYLMEDQLKGPSSTEAYIRALLKSCRCVELDCWDGSDGQPVIYHGYTLTSKILFKDAIKAIKEYAFKTSDYPVILSLENHCSVEQQKLMAQHMISILGSALVTKPLEDQMPMNFPSPEELKRRFVIKGKRLNKLEDCFSTEASSTKDVVSEEEESGDDEEEDKKPKKSKKLKLAKELSDIVIYCKSVHFHGFEDAQKNLGFYEMSSFKEGKAEKLAEETANQYIHHNIDKLSRIYPAGMRTDSSNYNPVPLWNSGCQIVALNFQTPCGEMDVNQGRFLPNGLSGYILKPAYLRDRASEFNPVTLTQGEWRQHKRFHMMVISAQQLPKVNQKKSSIVDPLVGVEIYGVNCDVAQKKTEHIDNNGFNPMWNANFQFDVYVPELALVRFVVEDYDSTSGNEFVGQYTLPFTSIQCGYHHVPLLNKNGDLLPSASLFVHIMIMDEPQ; this comes from the exons ATGGAATCGAATGGCATTGCCAATAAACAAG GTCTCGATGGCGATCCAGATCTTCAGTTTCTGCTGGGTGGCGGAGACCTTCTGAAGGTCCGATCCAGCAACTGGAAGAGAACACGCTTCTACAAGCTGAGGGAGGACTGTAAGACTTTGTGGTATGAGTCACACAAGACTATAAGGTCCTCCAATCCAACCT TCTGCGTGGACGACATCGCTGCAGTGAGGTCGGGCAGGCAAACGGAGGGGTTGCAGAGGCACACAGACGGCCATGTGGAAGCTCGAGCCTTTTCCATCTTGTTCAAGAGCCGCCGGAAAAACCTGGACCTGATCGCCAGCTCTGAAGAGGAGGCAAAGCAGTGGGTTACTGGGCTGGAGAAGCTCATGTCCAACCTTGGCAAACTCACCCGCCAAGAGAAGACTGAGCA CTGGATCTTCAATTGCATGCGCAAAGCTGAtaaggacaacaacaacaaaatgtgtCTGAAAGAACTCAAGAGCTTCCTGCGTCATATCAACATTGAGGTGGATGATGACTATGCAAAGGGACTGTTTGAG AAATGTGACGCGTCCAAATGTGGATTTTTGGAGGGCAAGGAAATAGAACACTTCTATGAAATTCTCACCCATCGTGAGGAGATTGATGTCATCTATGGGGAATACGCCAAGACTGGGGGTATGATGAGCGCCGAGGATCTACTGTACTTCCTGAacaaggagcagagagaggctgTGGATCTGAACCATGCACTCAACCTCATCGACAAGTACGAGCTGGACAGCTCTG CGAAAGAGAAGAAGATGATGAGCAAGGACGGGTTCCTGTTGTACTTCCACCAACCAGAGGGTTTGATTCTCAATCCTTCTCACAAGGGTGTGTACCAGGACATGACCCAGCCCCTCAACCATTACTTCATCTCTTCTTCCCACAACACATATCTGATGGAGGACCAGCTGAAGGGACCCAGCAGCACAGAGGCATATATACG GGCTCTTCTGAAGAGCTGCCGCTGTGTGGAGCTGGACTGTTGGGATGGGTCAGATGGTCAGCCGGTCATTTACCATGGTTACACCCTCACGTCCAAGATCCTCTTTAAAGATGCCATCAAGGCTATCAAGGAGTATGCTTTTAAG ACATCAGACTACCCAGTGATCCTTTCTTTGGAGAACCACTGCAGTGTGGAGCAGCAGAAGCTCATGGCCCAGCACATGATCTCCATCCTGGGCAGTGCCCTGGTAACAAAGCCCCTTGAGGACCAGATGCCCATGAACTTCCCTTCTCCAGAG GAACTGAAAAGACGATTTGTGATCAAAGGAAAGCGACTGAACAAACTCGAGGACTGCTTCAGCACAGAGGCCAGCAGCACGAAGGACGTTGTCTCTGAGGAGGAAGAATCTGGGGACGATGAGGAAGAAGATAAAAAACCTAAA AAGAGCAAGAAGTTGAAACTGGCTAAGGAACTCTCAGATATAGTCATCTACTGCAAAAGTGTGCATTTCCATGGCTTTGAGGATGCCCAAAAAAACCTGGGCTTCTATGAGATGTCTTCTTTTAAGGAGGGAAAAGCAGAAAAGCTGGCAGAGGAGACAG CAAATCAGTACATTCACCACAATATTGACAAACTCAGCCGGATCTATCCAGCAGGCATGCGGACAGACTCCTCCAACTACAATCCTGTCCCACTTTGGAACAGTGGCTGTCAGATAG TTGCCCTGAACTTCCAGACTCCATGTGGAGAGATGGACGTGAACCAGGGTCGATTCCTTCCCAATGGCCTGAGTGGCTACATCCTGAAGCCAGCATACCTCAGGGACAGGGCTTCTGAGTTTAACCCTGTCACTCTCACACAGGGCGAGTGGCGTCAACACAAGAGATTTCATATGATG GTGATCTCAGCCCAGCAACTCCCCAAAGTGAATCAAAAGAAATCGTCCATTGTGGATCCACTGGTGGGGGTCGAGATCTACGGCGTGAACTGTGACGTGGCtcagaaaaaaacagaacacattGATAACAATG GATTCAATCCGATGTGGAACGCCAACTTCCAGTTTGATGTTTACGTGCCAGAACTGGCGCTGGTGCGCTTTGTAGTTGAAGATTACGATTCCACATCAGGCAATGAGTTTGTTGGACAATACACTCTACCCTTTACCAGCATACAGTGTG GATATCATCATGTGCCTTTACTCAACAAAAATGGGGATCTTCTACCTTCAGCTAGTCTCTTTGTTCATATCATGATCATGGATGAACCACAGTAA
- the plcd1b gene encoding 1-phosphatidylinositol 4,5-bisphosphate phosphodiesterase delta-1b isoform X1, which translates to MQCIQRQPRRTKSEELIHYKENKKVARVNVELLGLDGDPDLQFLLGGGDLLKVRSSNWKRTRFYKLREDCKTLWYESHKTIRSSNPTFCVDDIAAVRSGRQTEGLQRHTDGHVEARAFSILFKSRRKNLDLIASSEEEAKQWVTGLEKLMSNLGKLTRQEKTEHWIFNCMRKADKDNNNKMCLKELKSFLRHINIEVDDDYAKGLFEKCDASKCGFLEGKEIEHFYEILTHREEIDVIYGEYAKTGGMMSAEDLLYFLNKEQREAVDLNHALNLIDKYELDSSAKEKKMMSKDGFLLYFHQPEGLILNPSHKGVYQDMTQPLNHYFISSSHNTYLMEDQLKGPSSTEAYIRALLKSCRCVELDCWDGSDGQPVIYHGYTLTSKILFKDAIKAIKEYAFKTSDYPVILSLENHCSVEQQKLMAQHMISILGSALVTKPLEDQMPMNFPSPEELKRRFVIKGKRLNKLEDCFSTEASSTKDVVSEEEESGDDEEEDKKPKKSKKLKLAKELSDIVIYCKSVHFHGFEDAQKNLGFYEMSSFKEGKAEKLAEETANQYIHHNIDKLSRIYPAGMRTDSSNYNPVPLWNSGCQIVALNFQTPCGEMDVNQGRFLPNGLSGYILKPAYLRDRASEFNPVTLTQGEWRQHKRFHMMVISAQQLPKVNQKKSSIVDPLVGVEIYGVNCDVAQKKTEHIDNNGFNPMWNANFQFDVYVPELALVRFVVEDYDSTSGNEFVGQYTLPFTSIQCGYHHVPLLNKNGDLLPSASLFVHIMIMDEPQ; encoded by the exons ATGCAGTGTATACAGCGACAACCTCGAAGGACAAAATCTGAGGAGTTAATTCATtataaagaaaacaagaaaGTGGCCCGTGTCAACGTTGAACTCCTGG GTCTCGATGGCGATCCAGATCTTCAGTTTCTGCTGGGTGGCGGAGACCTTCTGAAGGTCCGATCCAGCAACTGGAAGAGAACACGCTTCTACAAGCTGAGGGAGGACTGTAAGACTTTGTGGTATGAGTCACACAAGACTATAAGGTCCTCCAATCCAACCT TCTGCGTGGACGACATCGCTGCAGTGAGGTCGGGCAGGCAAACGGAGGGGTTGCAGAGGCACACAGACGGCCATGTGGAAGCTCGAGCCTTTTCCATCTTGTTCAAGAGCCGCCGGAAAAACCTGGACCTGATCGCCAGCTCTGAAGAGGAGGCAAAGCAGTGGGTTACTGGGCTGGAGAAGCTCATGTCCAACCTTGGCAAACTCACCCGCCAAGAGAAGACTGAGCA CTGGATCTTCAATTGCATGCGCAAAGCTGAtaaggacaacaacaacaaaatgtgtCTGAAAGAACTCAAGAGCTTCCTGCGTCATATCAACATTGAGGTGGATGATGACTATGCAAAGGGACTGTTTGAG AAATGTGACGCGTCCAAATGTGGATTTTTGGAGGGCAAGGAAATAGAACACTTCTATGAAATTCTCACCCATCGTGAGGAGATTGATGTCATCTATGGGGAATACGCCAAGACTGGGGGTATGATGAGCGCCGAGGATCTACTGTACTTCCTGAacaaggagcagagagaggctgTGGATCTGAACCATGCACTCAACCTCATCGACAAGTACGAGCTGGACAGCTCTG CGAAAGAGAAGAAGATGATGAGCAAGGACGGGTTCCTGTTGTACTTCCACCAACCAGAGGGTTTGATTCTCAATCCTTCTCACAAGGGTGTGTACCAGGACATGACCCAGCCCCTCAACCATTACTTCATCTCTTCTTCCCACAACACATATCTGATGGAGGACCAGCTGAAGGGACCCAGCAGCACAGAGGCATATATACG GGCTCTTCTGAAGAGCTGCCGCTGTGTGGAGCTGGACTGTTGGGATGGGTCAGATGGTCAGCCGGTCATTTACCATGGTTACACCCTCACGTCCAAGATCCTCTTTAAAGATGCCATCAAGGCTATCAAGGAGTATGCTTTTAAG ACATCAGACTACCCAGTGATCCTTTCTTTGGAGAACCACTGCAGTGTGGAGCAGCAGAAGCTCATGGCCCAGCACATGATCTCCATCCTGGGCAGTGCCCTGGTAACAAAGCCCCTTGAGGACCAGATGCCCATGAACTTCCCTTCTCCAGAG GAACTGAAAAGACGATTTGTGATCAAAGGAAAGCGACTGAACAAACTCGAGGACTGCTTCAGCACAGAGGCCAGCAGCACGAAGGACGTTGTCTCTGAGGAGGAAGAATCTGGGGACGATGAGGAAGAAGATAAAAAACCTAAA AAGAGCAAGAAGTTGAAACTGGCTAAGGAACTCTCAGATATAGTCATCTACTGCAAAAGTGTGCATTTCCATGGCTTTGAGGATGCCCAAAAAAACCTGGGCTTCTATGAGATGTCTTCTTTTAAGGAGGGAAAAGCAGAAAAGCTGGCAGAGGAGACAG CAAATCAGTACATTCACCACAATATTGACAAACTCAGCCGGATCTATCCAGCAGGCATGCGGACAGACTCCTCCAACTACAATCCTGTCCCACTTTGGAACAGTGGCTGTCAGATAG TTGCCCTGAACTTCCAGACTCCATGTGGAGAGATGGACGTGAACCAGGGTCGATTCCTTCCCAATGGCCTGAGTGGCTACATCCTGAAGCCAGCATACCTCAGGGACAGGGCTTCTGAGTTTAACCCTGTCACTCTCACACAGGGCGAGTGGCGTCAACACAAGAGATTTCATATGATG GTGATCTCAGCCCAGCAACTCCCCAAAGTGAATCAAAAGAAATCGTCCATTGTGGATCCACTGGTGGGGGTCGAGATCTACGGCGTGAACTGTGACGTGGCtcagaaaaaaacagaacacattGATAACAATG GATTCAATCCGATGTGGAACGCCAACTTCCAGTTTGATGTTTACGTGCCAGAACTGGCGCTGGTGCGCTTTGTAGTTGAAGATTACGATTCCACATCAGGCAATGAGTTTGTTGGACAATACACTCTACCCTTTACCAGCATACAGTGTG GATATCATCATGTGCCTTTACTCAACAAAAATGGGGATCTTCTACCTTCAGCTAGTCTCTTTGTTCATATCATGATCATGGATGAACCACAGTAA